One region of Streptomyces sp. NBC_00442 genomic DNA includes:
- a CDS encoding TetR/AcrR family transcriptional regulator, with translation MTTGVRRRMGVDERRQQLIGVALDLFSHRSPDDVSIDEIAAAAGISRPLVYHYFPGKQSLYEAALRRAADELADRFVEPHEGPLGARLLRVMGRFFDFVDDHGPGFSALMRGGPAVGSSTANAMIDEVRNAAHLQILAHLGVQQPPARLELVVRSWVSLAESTALIWLDGRRIDRAELELQLVHDFAALAAVSAAYDEEMAAILLRMLAREPADGPFGELVGRLTALLPRASA, from the coding sequence ATGACGACCGGGGTACGGCGCAGGATGGGCGTCGACGAGCGCAGGCAGCAGTTGATCGGGGTCGCCCTCGATCTGTTCAGCCATCGCTCGCCCGACGACGTGTCCATCGACGAGATAGCGGCGGCCGCGGGGATTTCGCGGCCGCTGGTGTATCACTACTTCCCCGGCAAGCAGAGCCTGTACGAGGCGGCGCTGCGCCGGGCCGCGGACGAGCTCGCGGACCGCTTCGTGGAGCCGCACGAGGGCCCGCTCGGCGCCCGCCTGCTGCGGGTGATGGGCCGGTTCTTCGACTTCGTCGACGATCACGGGCCCGGCTTCTCCGCCCTGATGCGCGGCGGGCCGGCCGTTGGCTCGTCCACCGCGAACGCCATGATCGACGAGGTGCGCAACGCCGCCCACCTCCAGATCCTGGCGCACCTGGGTGTCCAACAGCCGCCCGCACGGCTTGAGTTGGTGGTCCGCTCCTGGGTGTCGCTCGCCGAGTCGACCGCGCTGATCTGGCTGGACGGACGCCGGATCGACCGCGCCGAGCTGGAGTTGCAGCTGGTGCACGACTTCGCGGCGCTCGCCGCGGTGAGTGCCGCCTACGACGAGGAGATGGCGGCGATCCTGCTGCGGATGCTCGCGCGGGAGCCGGCCGACGGCCCGTTCGGCGAGCTGGTGGGCCGCCTGACCGCGCTGCTCCCCCGGGCGTCCGCGTGA
- a CDS encoding PDR/VanB family oxidoreductase — MRRVPALALAAGAALLARRALRRRIGASPLWPLPALEDPISGHGTRRSTVALRLGVTERTEPAEGVVALRLAALDGAELPAWEPGAHLDLVLPSGLVRQYSLCGDPADRTSYTVATRLIEDGRGGSREVHEQLKEAVELSVRGPRNRFPLAAAGSYAFVAGGIGITPILPMIRKVEAAGAAWRLLYGGRSRATMPFLDEIEGFGAKVILVPEDEHGLPDLAAFLANSPSDALVYCCGPDPLMDAVTAALGPARPPHLERFAPGAATAGAAFEVELRRSGRTLAVPADRSLLSVLRAEAPGVSYSCEQGFCGTCQQRVVEGEIDHRDELLTDAERDDTMLICVSRCLGEKLVLDL; from the coding sequence ATGCGCCGCGTCCCCGCCCTCGCGCTGGCCGCCGGAGCCGCGCTGCTCGCCCGGCGCGCGCTGCGCCGCCGCATCGGCGCCTCGCCGCTGTGGCCGCTGCCCGCCCTTGAGGACCCCATATCGGGGCACGGCACCCGGCGCTCCACCGTCGCCCTGAGGCTGGGCGTCACCGAGCGGACCGAGCCCGCCGAAGGCGTCGTGGCGCTGCGGCTCGCAGCGCTCGACGGCGCCGAACTGCCCGCCTGGGAGCCCGGCGCGCACCTCGACCTGGTACTGCCCTCGGGCCTCGTCCGGCAGTACTCGCTCTGCGGCGACCCGGCCGACCGCACCTCCTACACCGTCGCCACCCGTCTCATCGAGGACGGCCGGGGCGGCTCGCGCGAGGTCCACGAACAGCTCAAGGAGGCGGTCGAGCTCTCGGTACGGGGCCCCCGCAACCGCTTCCCGCTGGCGGCGGCCGGGTCGTACGCGTTCGTCGCGGGCGGCATCGGGATCACGCCGATCCTCCCCATGATCAGGAAGGTTGAGGCGGCGGGCGCCGCGTGGCGACTGCTGTACGGGGGGCGCTCGCGGGCCACCATGCCGTTCCTCGACGAGATCGAGGGGTTCGGCGCGAAGGTCATCCTCGTCCCCGAGGACGAGCACGGGCTGCCCGACCTCGCCGCGTTCCTCGCCAACTCCCCTTCCGACGCGCTGGTTTACTGCTGCGGGCCCGACCCCCTGATGGACGCGGTCACCGCGGCGCTCGGCCCCGCGCGGCCGCCGCACCTGGAGCGGTTCGCCCCCGGCGCGGCCACCGCGGGCGCCGCCTTCGAGGTCGAGCTGCGCCGCTCGGGCCGCACCCTGGCCGTTCCGGCGGACCGCTCGCTGCTCTCCGTGCTGCGCGCCGAGGCGCCGGGCGTCTCCTACTCCTGCGAGCAGGGTTTCTGCGGAACCTGCCAACAGCGGGTCGTCGAGGGCGAGATCGACCATCGGGACGAGCTGCTCACGGATGCGGAGCGCGACGACACGATGCTGATCTGTGTATCGAGGTGCCTCGGCGAGAAGCTGGTGCTCGACCTGTAG
- a CDS encoding metal-dependent hydrolase, with protein MSNTPQPAPVAEERIELKARNVSFAWDETPLHWIPGDPFTGHTINVLHLLLPAGERWFVHVYKQVLPYITDDRLREDVIGFIGQEAMHSAAHDDVLPHLKKLGLDPAPYTAQVDWLFEKLLGDRTLPPGKARKWWLMERVATIAAIEHYTAFLGNWILNAETLDERGADPMMLDLLRWHGAEEVEHRSVAFELFMHVDGGYRRRVRTWATAFTALAFLWQRGARFFMDHDPTPGVGKASLGAFYRAGRTGMLPSTPSMLKSVPRYLSRSYHPSQEGSTAQAVAYLASSPGANGGR; from the coding sequence ATGTCTAATACGCCGCAGCCCGCTCCGGTCGCGGAGGAGCGCATCGAGCTCAAGGCCCGGAACGTCTCGTTCGCCTGGGACGAGACGCCCCTGCACTGGATACCCGGCGACCCGTTCACCGGCCACACCATCAATGTGCTGCACCTGCTGCTTCCGGCCGGTGAGCGCTGGTTCGTGCACGTCTACAAGCAGGTCCTGCCGTACATCACCGACGACCGGCTCCGCGAGGACGTCATCGGCTTCATCGGCCAGGAGGCGATGCACTCGGCCGCACACGACGACGTGCTCCCCCATCTGAAGAAGCTCGGCCTCGACCCGGCGCCGTACACCGCGCAGGTGGACTGGCTCTTCGAGAAGCTCCTCGGGGACCGCACGCTGCCGCCGGGCAAGGCGCGGAAGTGGTGGCTGATGGAGCGGGTCGCCACGATCGCGGCGATCGAGCACTACACCGCCTTCCTCGGCAACTGGATCCTCAACGCCGAGACCCTGGACGAGCGCGGCGCCGACCCGATGATGCTGGACCTGCTGCGCTGGCACGGCGCGGAGGAGGTCGAGCACCGCTCGGTCGCCTTCGAACTGTTCATGCACGTCGACGGCGGCTACCGGCGCCGGGTGCGCACCTGGGCGACCGCGTTCACCGCGCTCGCCTTCCTGTGGCAGCGCGGGGCCCGCTTCTTCATGGACCACGACCCGACGCCCGGGGTCGGCAAGGCGAGCCTCGGCGCGTTCTACCGGGCCGGCCGCACCGGCATGCTGCCTTCCACCCCGTCCATGCTGAAGTCCGTCCCCCGCTATCTGAGCCGCTCCTACCACCCCTCGCAGGAGGGCAGCACGGCCCAGGCCGTGGCCTATCTCGCCTCCTCGCCCGGCGCCAACGGAGGCCGCTGA
- a CDS encoding tyrosine-protein phosphatase, producing the protein MIAIPATSVANLRDLGSTPLAGGRTVRSGLVFRAGQLDRMDAAADPAVAALGLRTIVDFRTAAERADHPDRVPAGARLLIADALADKMSAAGAPAAAQLKHVLADPAVAEEYLGGGKAQELFADTYRSLVSSGSARAAYRTLLTELAAEDAGPLLFHCTAGKDRTGWGATVILSLLGADEATVEREYLSVNPAVRQAFAPLIEGFVTQGGDPEIALAVIGVVPEYLAAALDEVSTAYGSMEKYAREGLGVPDDAIARLRERLIA; encoded by the coding sequence ATGATCGCGATCCCCGCCACCTCCGTCGCCAACCTGCGCGACCTCGGCTCCACTCCGCTCGCCGGCGGCCGCACGGTCCGATCCGGCCTCGTCTTCCGCGCCGGCCAGCTGGACCGGATGGACGCGGCCGCCGACCCGGCGGTGGCCGCGCTCGGGCTGCGGACGATCGTGGACTTCCGCACCGCCGCCGAGCGCGCCGACCACCCGGACCGGGTGCCCGCGGGAGCCCGCCTGCTGATCGCCGACGCGCTGGCGGACAAGATGTCGGCGGCGGGAGCGCCCGCCGCCGCCCAGCTCAAGCACGTCCTGGCCGACCCCGCCGTCGCCGAGGAGTACCTGGGCGGCGGCAAGGCGCAGGAACTGTTCGCCGACACCTACCGTTCGCTGGTCTCCTCCGGCTCGGCCCGCGCCGCCTACCGCACCCTCCTGACGGAGCTGGCCGCCGAGGACGCGGGCCCGCTGCTCTTCCACTGCACGGCGGGCAAGGACCGCACCGGCTGGGGCGCGACGGTGATCCTTTCGCTGCTCGGCGCCGACGAGGCGACCGTCGAGCGGGAGTACCTGTCGGTCAACCCGGCGGTGCGCCAGGCCTTCGCCCCGCTCATCGAGGGCTTCGTCACGCAGGGCGGCGACCCCGAGATCGCGCTCGCCGTGATCGGGGTGGTGCCCGAGTACCTGGCCGCGGCCCTGGACGAGGTCTCCACGGCGTACGGCTCGATGGAGAAGTACGCGCGCGAGGGCCTCGGGGTGCCGGACGACGCCATCGCCCGGCTGCGCGAACGGCTCATCGCCTGA
- a CDS encoding rhomboid-like protein encodes MRAPLLAPGYVGGVQLIAYAGRRLLGSTARRDLLRSCSTNVDNLSAGRWATIAAGALLVEEPMELPYALLLLAVLGFAEHAYGAWWTAGVFLLGHAGATLLVYGGLRAGRPSPATRSAVDVGPSYGFYAVLGALTSVLPRGPVRGAARAALLALAVRPLLRAGRTFTDAGHAAAVGLGLGAAAAVDYRSVRNR; translated from the coding sequence ATGCGTGCTCCTCTCCTCGCCCCCGGGTACGTGGGCGGCGTCCAGCTCATCGCGTACGCCGGCCGGCGGCTGCTCGGCTCCACGGCCCGCCGGGACCTGCTGCGGTCGTGCTCCACCAACGTCGACAACCTGTCCGCCGGGCGCTGGGCGACGATCGCCGCCGGCGCGCTGCTCGTCGAGGAGCCCATGGAGCTGCCCTACGCGCTGCTCCTGCTCGCCGTGCTCGGCTTCGCGGAGCACGCGTACGGCGCCTGGTGGACGGCCGGGGTCTTCCTGCTCGGCCACGCCGGGGCGACGCTCCTGGTGTACGGGGGACTTCGCGCGGGCCGCCCCTCCCCCGCCACCCGCTCCGCCGTCGATGTCGGGCCCAGCTACGGCTTCTACGCCGTGCTCGGCGCACTGACCTCGGTCCTGCCGCGGGGGCCCGTGCGCGGGGCCGCCCGTGCCGCCCTGCTCGCGCTCGCGGTGCGGCCCCTGCTGCGGGCCGGGCGCACCTTCACCGACGCGGGACATGCCGCGGCTGTGGGACTCGGTCTCGGGGCGGCGGCGGCCGTGGACTACCGTTCGGTTCGAAACCGGTAG
- a CDS encoding DUF1996 domain-containing protein, translating into MGRIARSPRKRPALPRRMMLAAAALILGAGGLAAVNFYASASEGGARGRAPAGHDMSSMRMVSTIDCPDVGNVLSTVPDSAKQRVDRRLADLDTQITDAYTKFADNKDRIQRDPGLADSMVLAPLKAKRTDSIGQIADATGRPDLNGKGLAACSMRAADAPQPGDPGDTQGSGPGDAQGDGQGDGQGDGQAAANAASAAASASGLSRRDFVDIRSVRPNAAAPAPRRGASTGTFTSDCGRNQNGKRNPDNVIVAPGVSNGAHHMHDYVGNQATDAFAGDADLARGATSCRNQGDRSTYYWPVVRVLNQGDDNDAQADGGGKDRNVGKIQTPVQATIQFVGSPVSKVTAMPRFLRIITGDAKAFTNGNANANASWSCTGFENRQLKDKYPLCPQGSKVVRTFRFQSCWDGRNTDSANHRTHVAFADRRGACPAGFKAIPQLVQRIVYDVPAKAGAFAVDSFPEQLHKPVTDHGDFIDVFSDQLMGKAVTCINTGRSCA; encoded by the coding sequence ATGGGACGCATCGCACGCTCTCCCCGAAAACGGCCGGCCCTGCCCCGCCGGATGATGCTGGCGGCGGCCGCGCTCATCCTGGGCGCAGGAGGGCTCGCCGCGGTCAATTTCTATGCCTCGGCCAGTGAAGGCGGCGCGCGCGGCCGTGCGCCGGCCGGGCACGACATGTCGTCGATGCGCATGGTGTCGACCATCGACTGCCCGGACGTCGGCAATGTCCTGTCCACCGTGCCCGATTCCGCCAAGCAGCGGGTCGACCGCCGGCTCGCCGATCTCGATACGCAGATCACCGACGCGTATACGAAGTTCGCCGACAACAAGGACCGGATCCAGCGCGACCCCGGCCTCGCCGACAGCATGGTGCTCGCCCCGCTGAAGGCGAAGCGGACCGATTCGATCGGACAGATCGCGGACGCAACCGGCCGGCCGGACCTCAACGGCAAGGGGCTGGCCGCCTGCTCGATGCGGGCCGCCGACGCCCCGCAGCCCGGCGACCCGGGTGACACACAGGGAAGCGGCCCGGGTGACGCGCAGGGCGACGGCCAAGGCGACGGCCAAGGTGACGGCCAGGCCGCAGCCAACGCCGCTTCCGCCGCAGCTTCGGCTTCCGGGCTCTCCCGCCGCGACTTCGTCGACATCCGGTCCGTACGACCGAACGCCGCCGCCCCCGCCCCCCGGCGCGGCGCCTCCACCGGCACCTTCACCAGCGACTGCGGGCGCAACCAGAACGGCAAGCGCAACCCCGACAACGTCATCGTCGCGCCGGGCGTGAGCAATGGCGCCCACCACATGCACGACTACGTCGGGAACCAGGCGACGGACGCGTTCGCCGGCGACGCCGATCTCGCCAGGGGCGCCACCAGCTGCCGCAACCAGGGCGACAGGTCCACGTACTACTGGCCGGTCGTGCGGGTCCTGAACCAGGGCGACGACAACGACGCGCAGGCCGACGGCGGCGGCAAGGACAGGAACGTCGGGAAGATCCAGACACCGGTCCAGGCGACGATCCAGTTCGTCGGCAGCCCGGTGAGCAAGGTCACCGCCATGCCGCGCTTCCTGCGCATCATCACCGGTGACGCCAAGGCGTTCACCAACGGCAACGCCAATGCCAACGCCTCCTGGAGCTGCACCGGATTCGAGAACCGCCAGCTCAAGGACAAGTACCCGCTCTGTCCGCAGGGCAGCAAGGTGGTCCGCACCTTCAGGTTCCAGAGCTGCTGGGACGGGCGGAACACCGACAGCGCCAACCACCGCACCCACGTCGCCTTCGCCGACAGGCGGGGCGCCTGCCCCGCCGGATTCAAGGCGATCCCCCAGCTCGTGCAGCGCATCGTCTACGACGTGCCCGCCAAGGCCGGCGCCTTCGCCGTGGACTCGTTCCCCGAGCAGCTCCACAAGCCGGTCACCGATCACGGTGACTTCATCGACGTCTTCAGCGATCAGCTGATGGGGAAGGCGGTGACCTGTATCAATACGGGGCGCTCCTGCGCCTGA
- a CDS encoding methyltransferase: MITPWGEHDLTRFPEDPRDPLRAWDAADDYLLRHLAETGELDLSGTVVVTGDRWGALTTALAEHHPVQISDSFLAQEATRANLTRAGFAPDAVRLLSTRDEVPERVDVLLVRVPKSLGLLEDQLHRIAPAVHAGTVVVGTGMVKEIHTSTLNLFERILGPTKTSLAEKKARLIFTTPDPKLVRPRNPWPLTYSLELGIGPASGLAVTNHAGVFCADRLDIGTRFLLQHLPERTGPDHVVDLGCGNGIVGTAAALANPEARITFADESHPAMASAEATFRMCAGPVRRADFHLGDGLAAFPPGTADLVLNNPPFHSHQTTTDRTSSRMFADARTALRDGGELWVVGNRHLGYHEKLKRMFGACELVASDPKFVVLRAVKRER, from the coding sequence ATGATCACGCCCTGGGGCGAGCACGACCTGACCCGATTCCCCGAAGACCCCCGCGACCCGCTGCGGGCCTGGGACGCCGCCGACGACTATCTGCTGCGCCACCTCGCCGAGACCGGGGAGCTGGACCTCTCGGGGACCGTCGTCGTGACCGGCGACCGCTGGGGCGCGCTCACGACGGCGCTCGCCGAGCACCACCCCGTACAGATCAGCGACTCGTTCCTGGCCCAGGAGGCGACCCGGGCCAACCTGACGCGGGCCGGTTTCGCGCCGGATGCCGTACGGCTCCTGTCCACCCGGGACGAGGTGCCCGAGCGCGTGGACGTGCTGCTCGTGCGGGTGCCCAAGAGCCTCGGTCTCCTGGAGGACCAGCTGCACCGGATCGCCCCGGCGGTGCACGCGGGCACCGTCGTCGTCGGCACCGGCATGGTGAAGGAGATCCACACCTCCACCCTGAACCTGTTCGAGCGGATCCTGGGCCCGACGAAGACGTCGCTGGCCGAGAAGAAGGCCCGGCTGATCTTCACCACCCCGGATCCGAAGCTCGTCAGGCCGAGGAACCCCTGGCCCCTGACGTACTCCCTCGAGCTCGGCATCGGCCCCGCCTCCGGGCTCGCGGTGACCAACCACGCCGGGGTGTTCTGCGCCGACCGCCTCGACATCGGCACCCGCTTCCTGCTCCAGCACCTGCCCGAGCGCACCGGGCCCGATCACGTGGTGGACCTGGGCTGCGGCAACGGCATCGTCGGCACGGCGGCGGCACTCGCCAACCCCGAGGCGCGCATCACCTTCGCCGACGAGTCGCATCCGGCGATGGCCTCCGCCGAGGCCACCTTCCGGATGTGCGCGGGTCCCGTGCGACGCGCCGACTTCCACCTCGGTGACGGGCTCGCCGCGTTCCCGCCCGGCACGGCCGACCTCGTGCTCAACAACCCGCCGTTCCACAGCCACCAGACGACGACGGACCGCACGTCGTCGCGGATGTTCGCGGACGCCCGCACCGCGCTGCGCGACGGCGGAGAGCTGTGGGTCGTCGGCAACCGGCACCTGGGTTACCACGAGAAGCTCAAGCGCATGTTCGGCGCGTGCGAACTGGTGGCGTCCGACCCGAAGTTCGTGGTGCTGCGGGCGGTGAAGCGGGAGCGCTAG
- a CDS encoding response regulator transcription factor → MRVVLAEDLFLLRDGLVRMLEAFGFEILAAVESGPELTRAFAELDPDVAIVDVRLPPSHTDEGLQCALAARRARPGLPVLVLSQHVEQLYARELLADGDGGVGYLLKDRVFDAEQFIDAVRRVAGGGTAMDPQVIQQLLSRKARDEPLGRLTPRELEVMELMAQGRSNAAIAERLVVTERAIAKHTSNIFAKLGLPVSDDDNRRVLAVLAHLDRG, encoded by the coding sequence TTGCGTGTTGTCCTAGCCGAAGACCTGTTCCTGCTCCGCGACGGCCTGGTCAGGATGCTGGAGGCGTTCGGCTTCGAGATCCTCGCCGCCGTGGAGAGCGGTCCCGAACTGACCCGGGCCTTCGCCGAGCTCGATCCGGACGTGGCGATCGTGGACGTACGGCTTCCGCCGTCACACACCGACGAGGGGCTCCAGTGCGCGCTCGCCGCCCGCCGCGCCCGGCCCGGCCTGCCGGTCCTCGTCCTGTCCCAGCACGTGGAGCAGCTGTACGCGCGCGAGCTCCTCGCGGACGGCGACGGCGGGGTCGGCTACCTCCTCAAGGACCGGGTCTTCGACGCGGAGCAGTTCATCGACGCGGTACGCCGGGTGGCGGGCGGCGGCACCGCGATGGATCCCCAGGTGATCCAGCAGCTGCTCTCCCGCAAGGCCCGGGACGAGCCGCTCGGCAGGCTCACCCCGCGCGAGCTGGAGGTGATGGAGCTGATGGCGCAGGGCCGCTCCAACGCGGCGATAGCCGAGCGCCTGGTGGTGACCGAGCGGGCCATCGCCAAGCACACCTCCAACATCTTCGCGAAGCTGGGCCTGCCGGTCTCCGACGACGACAACCGCCGGGTGCTCGCGGTGCTCGCCCACCTCGACCGCGGCTGA
- a CDS encoding sensor histidine kinase, with amino-acid sequence MNATKARDALLAGVRGFALTLVSMTGSILLFTLTVVSIGLIPVGFGVFAAPLVIERVRAHADHRRDLALRWSGVRIASAYRPLPGRPGLAGRIERCTTLLRDPATWHDLRWMLVDMTAGVFTAILPPVLLLYVAYGWVLALGVWRPIADAGGDWFLFIHITGQSSAYAAAALGTALFVLGLFVNPALLRGHFQLARALLSPSREARLAQRVDRLTETRHDALDTSAAELRRIERDLHDGAQARLVAMGMNLGTIEALVEKDPAQAKKLLALARASSAEALTELRDLVRGIHPPVLAERGLADAVRALALRLPVPTEVTVDLPERARAEAPVESAAYFAVSELLTNAVKHAAADSIWVDLSYGAGALRVSVGDDGRGGARAGAGGGLSGVERRLGTFDGVLAVSSPAGGPTLVNMEIPCVLS; translated from the coding sequence ATGAATGCGACCAAGGCACGCGATGCGCTCCTGGCGGGCGTGCGCGGTTTCGCGCTGACGCTCGTCTCGATGACCGGGTCGATCCTCCTGTTCACCCTGACCGTCGTCTCGATCGGCCTCATACCCGTCGGCTTCGGCGTGTTCGCCGCGCCCCTGGTCATCGAGCGGGTGCGTGCCCACGCCGACCACCGGCGCGACCTGGCCCTGCGCTGGAGCGGCGTGCGCATTGCGTCCGCCTACCGCCCGCTCCCGGGCCGCCCGGGGCTCGCGGGCCGGATCGAGCGGTGCACCACGCTCCTGCGGGACCCGGCGACCTGGCACGACCTGCGCTGGATGCTCGTCGACATGACGGCCGGGGTCTTCACCGCGATCCTGCCTCCCGTCCTGCTCCTGTACGTGGCGTACGGCTGGGTGCTCGCGCTCGGCGTGTGGCGGCCGATCGCCGACGCCGGCGGCGACTGGTTCCTGTTCATCCACATCACCGGCCAGTCGAGCGCGTACGCCGCGGCCGCGCTCGGCACCGCCCTGTTCGTGCTCGGCCTGTTCGTCAACCCGGCCCTGCTGCGCGGCCACTTCCAGCTCGCGCGGGCGCTCCTGTCCCCCTCGCGCGAGGCCCGGCTGGCGCAGCGGGTCGACCGCCTGACCGAGACCCGGCACGACGCCCTGGACACCTCGGCGGCCGAACTGCGCCGCATCGAGCGGGACCTGCACGACGGGGCGCAGGCCCGTCTGGTCGCCATGGGCATGAACCTGGGCACCATCGAGGCGCTCGTGGAGAAGGACCCGGCCCAGGCCAAGAAGCTCCTCGCGCTGGCCCGCGCGTCCTCGGCAGAGGCCCTGACCGAGCTGCGCGACCTGGTGCGCGGCATCCACCCGCCGGTCCTCGCCGAGCGTGGACTCGCCGACGCGGTACGGGCGTTGGCGCTGCGCCTGCCGGTGCCGACCGAGGTGACGGTGGACCTGCCGGAGCGGGCCCGCGCCGAGGCGCCCGTCGAGTCGGCCGCGTACTTCGCGGTCAGCGAGCTGCTCACCAACGCCGTCAAGCACGCGGCGGCGGACAGCATCTGGGTGGACCTGTCGTACGGGGCGGGCGCGCTGCGCGTCTCCGTCGGCGACGACGGCAGGGGCGGGGCGCGGGCCGGCGCGGGCGGCGGCCTGAGCGGGGTCGAGCGGCGGCTCGGTACATTCGACGGCGTCCTGGCCGTCAGCAGTCCCGCGGGCGGTCCCACGTTGGTGAACATGGAGATCCCTTGCGTGTTGTCCTAG
- a CDS encoding winged helix-turn-helix domain-containing protein — MANTRTLPAPDAPAPLPLGRHRLRAVDRDETARPAAAQVLDFLPPGATWLPAPQHTLPALPGRPPMVGYLVLVPADQQPPLLAAAPEPLTPVPVEAAATGGDARVRIDTVRRTAEVDGEQLDLTYLEFELLAHLVAHPHRVHTRDQLVSTVWGYGHVGDGRTVDVHVARLRRKLGAEHRAAIQTVRRVGYKYTP, encoded by the coding sequence ATGGCGAACACCCGTACCCTCCCCGCCCCCGACGCCCCCGCCCCCCTGCCGCTCGGCCGCCATCGGCTGCGGGCCGTGGACCGCGACGAGACGGCCCGGCCGGCCGCCGCACAGGTCCTCGACTTCCTTCCGCCCGGCGCCACCTGGCTGCCCGCGCCCCAGCACACCCTGCCCGCGCTGCCGGGCCGGCCGCCGATGGTCGGCTATCTCGTGCTCGTCCCGGCCGACCAGCAGCCCCCGCTGCTCGCCGCGGCGCCCGAGCCGCTGACACCGGTACCGGTCGAGGCCGCCGCGACGGGCGGCGACGCCCGCGTGCGGATCGACACCGTACGCAGGACCGCCGAGGTGGACGGCGAGCAACTCGACCTCACCTACCTGGAGTTCGAGCTGCTCGCCCACCTCGTGGCACACCCGCACCGGGTGCACACCCGCGACCAGCTGGTGAGCACCGTGTGGGGGTACGGACACGTGGGCGACGGCCGCACCGTGGACGTCCATGTGGCCCGGCTGCGCCGCAAGCTGGGCGCCGAGCACCGCGCGGCCATCCAGACCGTACGGCGCGTGGGCTACAAGTACACGCCCTGA
- the glnII gene encoding glutamine synthetase gives MTFKAEYIWIDGTEPTAKLRSKTKIMGGSPAGVSELPLWGFDGSSTNQAEGHASDRVLKPVFSCPDPIRGGENILVLCEVFDIDGTPHESNTRALLRPVAEQFTAQEAIFGIEQEYTFFDGARPLGFPVNGFPAAQGGYYCGVGSDEIFGRDIVEKHLDHCLAAGLSISGINAEVMPGQWEFQVGPVGPLEVSDQLWIARWLLYRTAEDFDVSATLDPKPVKGDWNGAGAHTNFSTKAMREGYDAIITACEALGEGSKPMDHVKNYGAGIDDRLTGLHETAPWDEYKYGVSDRGASVRIPWQVEVDKKGYIEDRRPNANVDPYVVTRLIVDTCCTSLEKAGQV, from the coding sequence GTGACGTTCAAGGCCGAGTACATCTGGATCGACGGCACCGAGCCGACCGCCAAGCTCCGCTCCAAGACGAAGATCATGGGCGGTTCGCCGGCCGGCGTCTCCGAGCTGCCGCTGTGGGGCTTCGACGGGTCCAGCACGAACCAGGCCGAGGGGCACGCGTCGGACCGGGTCCTGAAGCCCGTCTTCTCCTGCCCGGACCCCATCCGTGGCGGTGAGAACATCCTCGTCCTGTGTGAGGTCTTCGACATCGACGGGACGCCGCACGAGTCCAACACCCGCGCGCTGCTGCGCCCCGTGGCCGAGCAGTTCACGGCGCAGGAGGCGATCTTCGGCATCGAGCAGGAGTACACGTTCTTCGACGGCGCCCGCCCGCTCGGTTTCCCCGTGAACGGCTTCCCGGCCGCGCAGGGCGGCTACTACTGCGGTGTCGGATCGGACGAGATCTTCGGCCGCGACATCGTCGAGAAGCACCTGGACCACTGCCTGGCCGCCGGTCTGAGCATCTCCGGCATCAACGCCGAGGTCATGCCGGGCCAGTGGGAGTTCCAGGTCGGCCCGGTCGGCCCCCTTGAGGTCTCCGACCAGCTGTGGATCGCCCGCTGGCTGCTCTACCGCACCGCCGAGGACTTCGACGTGTCGGCCACCCTCGACCCGAAGCCGGTCAAGGGCGACTGGAACGGCGCGGGCGCGCACACCAACTTCTCCACCAAGGCCATGCGCGAGGGCTACGACGCGATCATCACCGCGTGCGAGGCGCTCGGCGAGGGCTCCAAGCCGATGGACCACGTCAAGAACTACGGCGCGGGCATCGACGACCGCCTCACCGGCCTGCACGAGACGGCCCCGTGGGACGAGTACAAGTACGGCGTCTCGGACCGCGGCGCCTCGGTGCGCATCCCGTGGCAGGTCGAGGTGGACAAGAAGGGCTACATCGAGGACCGCCGCCCCAACGCCAACGTCGACCCGTACGTGGTGACCCGTCTCATCGTCGACACCTGCTGCACGAGCCTGGAGAAGGCCGGCCAGGTCTGA